Proteins from a genomic interval of Fusarium oxysporum Fo47 chromosome I, complete sequence:
- a CDS encoding 3-beta hydroxysteroid dehydrogenase/isomerase family-domain-containing protein yields the protein MAEKTKSRGPLGRVVVIGGNGFLGHHIVNQALEQWTTTATIGVDLRCERNRNPNAEYRECDITDPERLLSLFEELKPDVVIHTASPVAVNPNIGHDVFKKVNVDGTQAVVDACQKTGVKVLVYTSSASVISDNVTDLLNADERWPLIRGEAQTEYYSETKAQAEEIVLKANRQEGCKLLTTSIRPAGIFGEGDVQTLAGILNAYKRGKHTIQVGANENLFDFTYVGNVAHAHLLAAQLLLATAASPTIPLDHERVDGEAFFITNDTPVYFWDFARAIWRAAGYEKGTEGNWGLNREVGIAIGYVSEVLANILGKTPTLTRKSIIMSCMTRYYNINKAKRALRYQPVWSLKEGIDRGVNWFLEQDKAAAAAAAAKA from the exons ATGGCTGAGAAGACAAAATCTAGAGGTCCACTCGGGAGAGTTGTCGTCATTGGCGGTAACGGCTTTCTAGGTCATCACATCGTCAACCAGGCCCTTGAGCAATGGACAACCACTGCCACTATCGGCGTCGACTTACGATGCGAGCGCAATCGCAATCCCAATGCCGAGTACCGAGAATGCGACATCACCGACCCCGAGAGGCTTCTCTCTCTGTTCGAGGAGCTCAAGCCCGACGTTGTCATCCACACAGCCTCTCCTGTTGCTGTCAACCCCAATATCGGCCATGATGtgttcaagaaggtcaacgTCGATGGTACACAGGCTGTTGTTGACGCCTGCCAAAAGACGGGTGTTAAGGTTCTTGTGTATACAAGCTCTGCCAGTGTCATCAGCGACAACGTTACTGATCTGCTCAACGCTGACGAGAGGTGGCCTTTGATTCGTGGGGAGGCGCAGACTGAGTACTATTCAGAGACCAAG GCACAAGCAGAGGAGATCGTTCTCAAAGCCAACCGCCAGGAGGGCTGCAAGCTTCTCACTACCTCCATCCGTCCCGCTGGTATCTTTGGCGAAGGCGACGTCCAGACTCTTGCAGGCATTCTCAACGCCTACAAGCGCGGCAAGCACACAATTCAAGTCGGCGCCAACGAGAACCTCTTCGACTTCACCTATGTCGGCAACGTCGCCCATGCCCACCTCCTCGCTGCGCAGCTCCTCCTCGCCACCGCTGCCTCCCCCACCATCCCCCTTGATCACGAGCGCGTCGACGGCGAAGCTTTCTTCATTACAAACGACACACCTGTTTACTTCTGGGACTTTGCCCGTGCCATCTGGCGTGCCGCCGGTTATGAAAAGGGCACAGAAGGCAATTGGGGTCTCAACCGCGAGGTCGGCATCGCCATCGGCTATGTCAGCGAGGTTCTCGCCAACATTCTCGGAAAGACCCCTACACTCACTCGCAAGTCTATCATCATGAGCTGCATGACCCGTTActacaacatcaacaaggccaagcgTGCTCTGCGCTACCAGCCTGTCTGGTCCTTGAAGGAGGGCATCGATCGTGGCGTGAACTGGTTCCTTGAGCAGGACAAGGCggctgctgccgctgccgctgccaaggCGTAA
- a CDS encoding uncharacterized protein (region of unknown function-domain containing protein), whose translation MPLFSSPKDSSEDRPNGTNGAAPINDPEEGEQAVPDEHTRLLPNRVNSTQPGLLAPDDPAVSPYNLWSIRALRYLTIAFTLITLVWWILLLVSTFVTPPGIGTRGSPWFAFGFATWTLANLIFTLLFFEVPSKSVRILAIFISGVILLDMVLILSVQKTRHEEGWVGAASVIWALLTSLWTLVVDRTVKWGKAEEEERLTGRAETRRTLFEWSEVMISTVAYAIMSVAVFLITLTIILRALDAGVSYPGKLYPVDNGKYRIHVYCHGNKTDSKGNDLPTVLFEAGERTVEYDFWGFADNAVKNGSISRYCFADRPGYGWSDNAPSPSSAGFVVDTLSEALAGAGESGPWILASAGIGSIYSRVFSARHGDHIKGLLLVDPLHEDLLDDVASPGRGFVLWLWGVISPLGLDRIPGAIFRGRTSRDRVYGRSAQQNGKFIFAKLQESLVAGSFTRRDALTSRQIQDKDTPLVVISSGKHIKDSHTWEKKQRDLTKLTKNLKNWDIVDGAPHEVWRTLEGRQKIEKRLKELVHA comes from the exons ATGCCTCTATTCTCATCCCCAAAAGACTCAAGCGAAGACCGACCAAACGGTACAAATGGGGCTGCTCCTATCAATGACCCCGAGGAGGGTGAACAGGCTGTGCCAGATGAGCACACTCGACTACTCCCGAACCGCGTCAACTCAACTCAGCCTGGTCTACTTGCCCCCGATGATCCCGCAGTGTCGCCCTATAATCTCTGGAGCATCCGAGCTTTGCGATACTTGACAATTGCTTTTACCCTGATAACGCTTGTTTGGTGGATTCTGCTTCTTGTCTCTACTTTTGTGACGCCCCCTGGCATTGGAACTCGTGGCAGCCCTTGGTTTGCTTTTGGATTCGCGACGTGGACACTTGCGAATCTCATCTTTACACTTCTTTTCTTCGAGGTGCCATCCAAATCTGTCAGAATTCTTGCCATCTTCATTTCC GGCGTTATCCTCCTCGATATGGTTCTCATCTTGTCCGTTCAAAAGACTCGACATGAAGAGGGCTGGGTCGGTGCTGCCAGTGTCATCTGGGCACTACTCACCAGTCTCTGGACTTTGGTGGTCGATCGAACTGTCAAATGGGgcaaggctgaagaagaggaacgcTTGACAGGTCGGGCTGAGACGAGACGAACCTTGTTCGAATGGTCCGAGGTGATGATTTCAACGGTCGCCTACGCCATCATGTCAGTGGCTGTATTCCTCATCACTTTAACCATTATCCTGCGAGCCCTCGACGCCGGTGTGTCATACCCAGGAAAGCTGTATCCGGTTGATAACGGCAAATATCGCATCCATGTTTACTGCCACGGCAATAAGACCGACTCCAAGGGCAACGATTTGCCCACCGTATTGTTCGAAGCCGGCGAACGAACCGTAGAATACGATTTCTGGGGGTTTGCGGATAACGCCGTCAAGAATGGTTCCATTTCACGATACTGCTTCGCCGATCGACCTGGCTACGGGTGGTCAGATAATGCACcctctccatcatcagcagGCTTCGTGGTTGATACCCTTAGTGAGGCActggctggtgctggtgaGAGCGGACCATGGATCCTCGCAAGTGCCGGAATCGGATCGATTTATTCAAGAGTCTTCTCAGCGCGCCACGGAGATCACATCAAAGGTCTGCTCCTTGTCGACCCCCTACATGAGGATCTTCTCGACGACGTTGCATCACCCGGCCGAGGATTCGTTCTCTGGCTCTGGGGCGTTATCTCCCCACTCGGCCTGGACCGAATCCCTGGTGCCATCTTCCGCGGACGAACGAGCCGCGACCGCGTATACGGACGATCGGCCCAGCAGAATGGCAAGTTCATCTTTGCCAAACTGCAGGAGAGTCTGGTCGCCGGTTCGTTCACTCGGCGAGATGCGCTGACCAGCCGTCAGATCCAGGACAAGGATACGCCGCTTGTCGTTATTAGCTCCGGCAAGCACATCAAGGATAGCCATACATGGGAGAAGAAACAGCGAGACCTGACCAAGTTgaccaagaacctcaagaaCTGGGACATCGTCGATGGAGCACCCCATGAGGTTTGGAGGACTCTTGAGGGCCGAcagaagattgagaagagaCTCAAGGAGCTAGTGCATGCTTGA
- a CDS encoding nucleophile aminohydrolase: MDHRPQAWGRPRDDVYGAYDASFMTDNGPKQNTQQPIVTGTSVIAVKFKDGVVMAADNLASYGSLARFTDVKRLRSFAESSVVGFSGDISDMQYLDRHLIDLSLDEAYTSPDAPRLNAANLHRYLAKLLYRRRSKFDPLWNHLLVAGLDDDDKPFLAAADLLGSTYSAPSLATGFGSMLAQPIMRRHVPDEEAAQNLEKEEAIKIIKECMKVLYYRDARSLDSYSMAVVTKEGVELTDGLQLEAQSWAFAERIRGYGTQTV; this comes from the exons ATGGATCACCGTCCGCAAGCTTGGGGCCGT CCTAGAGACGATGTTTACGGTGCCTACGATGCCTCTTTCATGACCGATAATGGTCCCAAGCAAAACACCCAACAGCCTATCGTCACTGGTACCTCCGTCATCGCcgtcaagttcaaggatggtgttgtcatGGCTGCTGATAACCTAG CGTCATACGGCTCTCTGGCCCGATTCACCGATGTCAAGCGACTCCGCTCCTTCGCCGAGTCCTCGGTCGTTGGCTTCAGCGGCGACATTTCCGATATGCAGTATCTCGACCGCCATCTCATCGACCTCTCCCTCGACGAGGCCTACACATCCCCCGACGCTCCCCGTCTCAATGCCGCAAACCTCCACCGCTACCTCGCTAAGCTGCTTTACCGCCGACGCTCCAAGTTCGACCCTCTGTGGAACCATCTCCTTGTTGCTGGcctcgacgatgatgacaaGCCATTCCTTGCCGCTGCCGACTTACTCGGCAGTACCTACAGTGCCCCCAGTCTGGCTACAGGTTTCGGTTCCATGCTAGCCCAGCCTATCATGCGTCGTCATGTTCCCGACGAGGAGGCCGCTCAGAACttggagaaggaggaggctatcaagatcatcaaggaaTGCATGAAGGTTCTATACTACCGCGACGCTCGCAGTTTGGACTCTTACTCGATGGCTGTCGTCACAAAGGAAGGAGTGGAGCTTACCGATGGTCTGCAGCTCGAGGCTCAGAGCTGGGCCTTTGCCGAGAGAATTCGCGGATATGGTACTCAAACTGTCTAA
- a CDS encoding ubiquitin-conjugating enzyme/RWD-like protein, with the protein MDQSIIRISKELGDIQKNCDLSLAVACRDIDVRNVKALIMGPHETPYEFGFFEFAIRFHKEYPSKSPNVICITTNGGRCRFNPNVYSNGKVCLSILGTWRGERGEEWSSAQGLESILLSIQSLLSSNPYENEPGFEDANDESDKKNQKDYIQKICHETLRISVIQRLEGYLGMNPGSTQLHSLPGANEMDDDDIDEATVPFEPFRDLCKRRFLWYYESYLAAIEKGKSETKPNQPFARMPFESPGNNSMDGKFNYPELGSRLQAIKAAIDAEPEKWAVEGLEAKKKETTVAVNLQHQFEQVVEGFKRSDMPHDVFLENENPFVWVITYFGRPMTNLDGGLFRIKMNFSVRFPEEQPRVKFETKIFHHHIAADGTACYTPNPMRREDVRSHIDAIFAILEDDEPAYDPRKIVNPEATKMYWGGSPDDKKKYNRRLRRSVQQSMESVSNQDVLQSFHVQANRPLQGLPRVTHMLRQA; encoded by the exons ATGGACCAGTCTATCATTCGCATCTCCAAG GAGCTGGGTGACATCCAGAAGAACTGTGACTTGT CGCTCGCCGTAGCATGTCGCGACATCGATGTTCGCAATGTAAAGGCCTTGATCATGGGTCCCCATGAGACTCCCTATGAGTTTGGGTTCTTCGAG TTTGCCATTCGGTTCCACAAAG AATATCCTTCCAAATCCCCGAATGTAATCTGTATCACCACAAATGGGGGACGTTGTCGCTTCAACCCCAATGTCTACAGCAACGGGAAAGTCTGCCT ATCAATTCTAGG AACATGGCGTGGGGAGCGTGGAGAGGAGTGGTCATCTGCGCAAGGACTTGAATCAATCCTATTATCCATCCAAAGTCTCCTATCATCTAACCCCTACGAAAACGAGCCGGGATTCGAGGATGCCAACGATGAAAGCGACAAGAAAAACCAAAAGGACTATATCCAAAAG ATTTGTCACGAGACACTACGTATCAGCGTCATCCAACGTTTGGAAGGCTATCTTGGAATGAACCCCGGTAGCACCCAGTTGCACAGTCTTCCAGGAGCGAatgagatggatgatgatgacattGACGAGGCTACCGTCCCCTTCGAACCTTTTAGAGATCTGTGCAAACGCCGCTTTCTTTGGTATTACGAATCATACCTCGCTGCGATCGAAAAAGGCAAATCAGAGACCAAGCCCAACCAGCCTTTTGCAAGAATGCCGTTTGAGTCGCCAGGAAACAACTCAATGGATGGGAAATTCAATTATCCCGAGCTCGGGAGCCGCCTGCAAGCTATCAAGGCTGCCATCGACGCAGAGCCTGAGAAATGGGCCGTGGAGGGCCtagaagccaagaagaaggagacaACTGTTGCTGTTAACCTTCAGCATCAGTTCGAGCAGGTTGTCGAAGGATTCAAACGAAGCGATATGCCACATGACGTTTTTCTTGAGAACGAGAACCCCTTCGTCTGGGTCATAACCTATTTCGGACGTCCTATGACCAACCTCGATGGTGGTCTGTTCAGAATCAAAATGAACTTCAGCGTTCGTTTCCCCGAAGAGCAACCTCGTGTCAAATTCGAGACCAAGATCTTTCACCACCACATCGCTGCAGACGGTACAGCATGCTACACTCCGAACCCTATGAGAAGGGAAGATGTGCGATCCCATATTGATGCCATATTTGCGatccttgaagatgatgagccaGCCTATGACCCACGCAAAATTGTGAACCCGGAAGCGACCAAGATGTACTGGGGAGGAAGCCcagacgacaagaagaaatACAACCGACGCCTTCGTCGATCCGTACAGCAGAGCATGGAGTCAGTATCTAATCAAGATGTTCTGCAGTCATTCCATGTGCAAGCTAACCGACCTTTACAGGGACTTCCCAGAGTAACTCACATGCTCCGCCAGGCTTGA
- a CDS encoding 26S proteasome regulatory complex, ATPase RPT4 — protein MSAEDERQAALNSYRTKLMESREWEAKLKNLRLEIKDMQREFDKTEDNIKALQSVGQIIGEVLKQLDDERFIVKASSGPRYVVGCRSKVDKVKLKQGTRVALDMTTLTIMRMLPREVDPLVYNMSLEDPGQVSFAGIGGLNDQIRELREVIELPLKNPELFLRVGIKPPKGVLLYGPPGTGKTLLARAVASSLETNFLKVVSSAIVDKYIGESARLIREMFGYAKEHEPCIIFMDEIDAIGGRRFSEGTSADREIQRTLMELLNQLDGFDYLGKTKIIMATNRPDTLDPALLRAGRLDRKIEIPLPNEVGRLEILKIHSQSVVVDGDLDFESVVKMSDGLNGADLRNVVTEAGLFAIKDYRDSINQDDFNKAVRKVAESKKLEGKLEYQKL, from the exons ATGTCTGCCGAAGACGAGCGCCAGGCTGCCCTTAACTCCTACCGCACGAAACTCATGGAGTCGCGAGAATGGGAGGCAAAGCTCAAGAATCTACGTTTAGAAATCAAGGACATGCAGCGAGAGTTTGACAAGACCGAGGACAACATCAAGGCGCTACAGAGTGTGGGACAGATCATCGGCGAGGTACTGAAACAGCTTGATGACGAACGAT TTATCGTCAAGGCCTCATCGGGACCACGATATGTTGTCGGATGCAGATCAAAGgtcgacaaggtcaagctcAAGCAAGGTACCCGCGTTGCTCTCGACATGACGACACTCACCATCATGCGAATGCTTCCCCGCGAAGTCGACCCCTTGGTGTACAACATGTCCCTGGAGGACCCAGGACAAGTCAGCTTTGCTGGTATCGGTGGATTGAACGATCAGATTCGAGAGCTTAGAGAAGTCATTGAGCTTCCCCTCAAGAACCCCGAACTGTTCCTCCGAGTAGGCATCAAACCTCCCAAGGGTGTCCTGTTGTATGGTCCTCCCGGAACTGGAAAAACTCTACTGGCACGAGCAGTTGCTAGCAGTCTAGAGACCAACTTCTTGAAGG TTGTTTCTTCCGCTATTGTTGATAAATATATTGGAGAATCTGCAAGACTGATCCGTGAGATGTTTGGCTATGCCAAGGAGCATGAGCCTTGCATCATTTTCATGGACGAAATTGATGCCATTGGCGGTCGTCGTTTCTCCGAGGGCACCAGTGCTGATCGTGAAATTCAACGAACACTCATGGAGTTGCTCAACCAGCTGGATGGTTTCGACTATCTGGGCAAaaccaagatcatcatggcaacCAACCGACCTGACACATTGGACCCTGCGCTTCTTCGTGCTGGTCGACTGGACCGAAAGATTGAGATTCCTCTGCCTAACGAGGTCGGACGTCTCGAGATTCTCAAGATTCACTCACAAAGCGTGGTAGTCGATGGAGACCTTGATTTCGAAAGTGTGGTGAAGATGAGTGACGGGCTCAACGGTGCTGATTTGCGAAATGTGGTTACTGAAGC CGGTCTATTTGCTATCAAGGATTACCGAGACTCGATCAATCAGGACGATTTCAACAAGGCTGTTCGCAAGGTCGCAGAATCCAAGAAGTTGGAGGGCAAGCTTGAGTACCAGAAGCTGTAA
- a CDS encoding uncharacterized protein (TPA_inf: glutamine:fructose-6-phosphate amidotransferase) — translation MCGIFGYINYLVEKDRKFILDTLVNGLSRLEYRGYDSAGLAIDGDKKKEVLAFKEVGKVAKLRKLIDESDLDLEKIFDSHAGIAHTRWATHGPPSTTNCHPHRSDVNWEFTVVHNGIITNYKELKTLLQAKGFKFETETDTECIAKLTKYIHDQHPSIGFTDLAKAVIQELEGAYGLLIKSVHYPHEVIAARKGSPLVIGVKTERRMKVDFVDVEYSDENAALPAEAASQNVAIKKNDLLAPDTGLLGAADKSLLHRSQSRAFMTDDGMPMPTEFFLSSDPSAIVEHTKKVMYLEDDDIAHIHEGSLNIHRLKKADGSSNVRTIQTLELELQEIMKGKFDHFMQKEIFEQPESVVNTMRGRLDIANKTVTLGGLRSYISTIRRCRRIIFIACGTSYHSCMAVRGVFEELAEIPIAVELASDFLDRQAPVFRDDTCVFVSQSGETADSLMALRYCLERGALTVGIVNVVGSSISLLTHCGVHINAGPEIGVASTKAYTSQFIAMVMFALSLSEDRASKKARREEIMEGLSNVSAQIKSILELDSSIKKLCENFKNQKSLLLLGRGSQFSTALEGALKIKEISYLHCEAVMSGELKHGVLALVDENLPIIMILTRDDLFKKSLNAYQQVIARGGKPIVICNPSDEEFKSSEAEKIEIPKTVDVLQGLLNVIPLQLIAYWLAVLEGLNVDFPRNLAKSVTVE, via the exons ATGTG TGGTATTTTCGGATACATCAACTACCTGGTGGAGAAGGACCGCAAGTTCATTCTCGACACTCTTGTCAACG GTCTGTCCCGTCTCGAGTACCGTGGATATGACTCTGCTGGTCTAGCCATCGAcggcgacaagaagaaggaggttctCGCTTTCAAGGAGGTTGGCAAGGTCGCCAAGCTCCGAAAGCTCATTGACGAGTCCGACCTCGACCTCGAGAAGATCTTTGATTCACATGCCGGTATTGCCCACACCCGATGGGCTACTCACGGTCCTCCTTCCACCACCAACTGCCACCCTCACCG ATCTGACGTCAACTGGGAGTTCACCGTTGTCCACAATggtatcatcaccaactacAAGGAGTTAAAGACTCTTCTCCAGGCCAAGGGTTTCAAGTTCGAGACTGAGACCGACACTGAGTGCATTGCAAAGCTCACCAAGTACATCCACGACCAGCACCCCTCCATTGGCTTCACCGACCTTGCCAAGGCCGTTATCCAGGAGCTCGAGGGTGCTTatggtcttctcatcaagtccGTCCACTACCCCCATGAGGTTATCGCCGCCCGAAAGGGTTCTCCTCTCGTCATCGGTGTCAAGACCGAGCGTCGCATGAAGGTCGACTTTGTCGATGTTGAATACTCTGACGAGAACGCTGCCCTCCCCGCCGAGGCTGCTTCCCAGAATGttgccatcaagaagaacgacCTTCTTGCTCCCGACACTGGCCTTCTCGGTGCCGCCGACAAGTCTCTCCTCCACCGATCTCAGTCTCGTGCTTTCATGACTGATGATGGCATGCCCATGCCCACTGagttcttcctctcctctgACCCTTCGGCCATTGTCGAGCACACCAAGAAGGTCATGTACCTCGAGGATGATGACATTGCCCACATTCACGAGGGCTCCCTCAACATCCACCGCCTCAAGAAGGCTGATGGCAGCTCCAACGTCCGAACCATCCAGACCCTTGAGCTCGAGCTCCAGGAGATCATGAAGGGCAAGTTCGACCACTTCATGCAGAAGGAGATTTTCGAGCAGCCCGAGTCCGTCGTCAACACCATGCGTGGTCGTCTCGACATTGCCAACAAGACCGTCACCCTTGGCGGCCTCCGCTCTTACATCTCCACCATTCGCCGATGCCGCcgcatcatcttcattgcTTGCGGTACTTCTTACCACTCTTGCATGGCTGTCCGTGGTGTCTTTGAGGAGCTTGCTGAGATCCCCATCGCCGTTGAGCTGGCTTCCGATTTCCTCGACCGACAGGCCCCTGTCTTCCGTGACGACACCTGCGTCTTCGTCTCTCAGTCTGGTGAGACTGCCGACTCCCTCATGGCTCTCCGCTACTGCTTGGAGCGTGGTGCCCTGACTGTGGGTATTGTTAACGTTGTCGGCTCCTCCATCTCTCTCCTTACCCACTGTGGTGTCCACATCAATGCCGGTCCCGAGATCGGTGTCGCCTCCACCAAGGCCTACACCTCTCAGTTCATTGCCATGGTCATGTTTGCTCTGTCTCTGAGCGAGGACCGTGCTTCCAAGAAGGCTCGCCGCGAGGAGATCATGGAGGGTCTCTCCAACGTCTCTGCCCAGATCAAGTCtatccttgagcttgactcCTCCATCAAGAAGCTTTGTGAGAACTTCAAGAACCAGAAGtccctcctccttctcggccGTGGCAGCCAGTTCTCCACTGCTCTTGAGGGTGCCCTCAAGATTAAGGAAATCTCCTACCTTCACTGCGAAGCCGTCATGTCCGGTGAGCTGAAGCACGGTGTCCTGGCTCTGGTCGACGAGAACCTCCCCATTATCATGATTCTCACCCGTGACGACCTATTCAAGAAGTCACTCAACGCCTATCAGCAGGTTATTGCTCGCGGTGGTAAGCCCATCGTTATCTGCAACCCCTCTGATGAGGAGTTCAAGTCTTCTGAAGCCGAGAAGATCGAGATCCCCAAGACGGTCGACGTTCTCCAGGGTCTCCTCAACGTTATCCCTCTCCAGCTCATTGCCTACTGGCTTGCCGTTCTTGAGGGTCTCAACGTTGATTTCCCTCGTAACCTGGCCAAGTCGGTCACTGTCGAGTAA